AGTCTGAGTCCTCGTCATGAGGGGCGAGATGCAGTTGGGTTGTCGGTCTTTCAGTATTGGAgcgttaccaaaaaaaaaaaaaaaaaaaaaaaagaggccgAAGACAGGGAACTTGGGTGGGGCAGTACGTAAAAAATTCATGAAATTTGCTTTGCATGGCCCTAAAACTGGGACCTTTCGGCTCTAATTGGGGCTTGCAAAGTGGCCTACTTGACCTTTCTGCTCTCTGGTCTGCTCACTTGTTCGGCTTCCCAAACGGGGCCACCAATATCCACCCATTCAACTTGTCTACACTACACGTACTTTATGATCAGGTGATGATCGAAGTATCACAGTTTTTGGTTGCCTTTAAATAAAACTGGGATGGGTTGGATTCTCTGCCCTGTTTTCACAGAAAAACAAAATTCGCAAGCTTTCACTTTTGGACAACATTGTGTAGACAATAAGATTGCTAGCTAAGacaacaaaattacaaacaacaCTTGTTTTAAGATTATGCAAACAGAAACAAACGAATTGTTACTCCTCGAGCGTTTGAACACGACCATTTCGAGGAACAAGAGTTCGTAACTTTTGCGGTACTTCCATCTCATTTTCTGCTTCTGAACTCCGAAGAGTTTGTACTTTGTACGTCTAGTTGGGCAATCGCTTACTCAGCCCGTGGGCCGGAAGAAATCGGCCCAATATATAATACATCCAGAAAATTCGAGCAAAATGTTGACTGAATGTCCTACTTGAGCTAAACCTAATATAGCCTTGGCCCAacctactttaaaaaaaaaaaaaaatctactagtTTAAAATATAAGTTGCAATGAACCCACCTTTCAAAATTTTACCATTAAAGTTATGCCacgttatttattattttaaacatTAACGAGAGGATAAGTTACAaccttattataaaataaattaatagaaaattagGTTATAATTTTGATAGTTTAGTGTCATGTTAAAATCATGATCAATATCCTATAAAAAAACTCATGATCaataatttgaataataaatataatttcccTAAATCGTTGTTACCTTTAAGATATTAGAACATTGGCAATAGTCTTACCATTGCCTAATGCAAGtctaaattaaatgaaaatgtgagaaaaaccTGCTGCATTGGCCTAGCTATAGTATGAAAGTTTGACATATTAGTTACAGTAAATGTTAGGACCTCTCCATGTTTGAAGAGTGACTATTTTGAggccaaatgaatattttaatatttatacactAGCCGTTGATCTTGGATGAAGCACATAGCTTGtgattttgttaatatttacaTGATGCAGatcaaaaaattatacttatattaatttacattAAATGAGTTAGATCATAAATATGTGATTGTTGGGTGTATGGttggtaaaatatatttattgaataattagattgagggaaaaaatagttgaaaaataataattttatttttttaataaagttattaattaatttatgaagtgtatttacaaaatattaaaaaaattattaaatattattaaaatatataatattatattattatttaaaatttaaaatagttaGTCCAATATAGACTAATTTAGTTAGGAGTCCATATTATAGTTAAAAGACTATGAGTTCTATTTTAGACTTGACAATGACTAATCCATTGCTAAGGCTCAAGCCtaatttccttcttttttcccccttttgacAATAAAAgatcacacacacatatatatagaataatgcTACTCTGTCTTTCTATTTTGTCCCCTCATTTTGATTTctcatatatttaaattttgtttgtaaatttttttcttttacttattgattaaataaatgattattagtgtattgatatatatatttttgtatattttctaaaaatatttaaagtaataaaaaattatgaataaaaattatgaaaaaaattacaaatgtgAGTTTGCCTAGAAGGCATGCCCAGCACTGACCGCTGGGCGACACCCTATCAtaactcatatatatacatatatatatatatatatatatatatatatatatatatatatatatatatattaaaatatgtagaaTTGAACtgcaaattattaatttttggggcttttttattttaatgaaatggcATCTAGGATGAGATCATGAGCATGGGGGATGATTTCGTGATAAAGAAGGCAAGACGGTCTGGGATCGGCATTTTCAAAACGATACTTAGAaagaatttatgaaaaatattctttctttatttgtgTATTTATTAACAATTTATGGTAAGAAgtaatagtatttttaattacaaaatgcTACAAAAAATTGCAATCTCAacctattaagaaaataaaattgattttataaCACATTTTTTATGCAAAATATTTGGCCACGtcattatttaatagaatttttttttttttgtcaaaagaatttattttttgagttttttttaaataaaagacaattgatatttataattttagagtgggcaaatcttaaatattatttaaaaaaagagaaatataagattcataaaaaaatattttataataataaacttaatttaaatatatatatatatatatatatacacacacgagAGTTGCATATACTACGACTTCGTATCATCCTCTCATCCGAGGCTCACAttgtattattgttttttttgaaAAACCAAGGTACGAACAATGAACCCACAGGCGCATCCAAGTTACACCTATTGTGACACGGCGTCTCAACTCTCACgtaccaaaaccaaaaccaaagccGAAAGCTCTTCCATTCGACATATATTTCCGCACATCCctctatatatttctttttgttcttctagttcttcttcttcttcttgcgATCAATTACCTGAACTAACTTCTCCATGCATCCCTTGAGATCTGCTCACTCTTTTTGCCTCCATATTTTTCCCTAGAAAATCTGTGAGCCAGAGAGAGTTTTGTTTTATGGTATTGTCTCGGAATTTCTAAAAAGTGCTTTTTGCGTTTTAGTTTCTTCATTCTATGCTGATTTGTGATTTCGGTGGTGGATTAGTTTGTTGCGTTTGGTGGGGATGAAGAGATTAAAAGATGACCTTTACGCTGGTCCTTCTCAATTCAAGCGGCCATTTGGTGCTTCACGTGCGGACTCGTAAGTTTCCTTCTATGtaaactttctttttcttttacctttCCCCCCTCTCCTTTCTCACTAGAGTTGTTAGTTTTGTATGGTTTGCTAATAAATCTTTCATCCAAGGTGGGGTGGGGGGTGTATAAACATAGTCGATCATGTTGGTGGTCGTGCTGTATTCGATATTTTCTCCATTAACGATTCTGCTCTGTGATTTTTCTGTCATGGTGTTTGCTGAATTTTTCTGGGGCTTGTTATCTGATTCACTTTAATTCGCTAATTTATATTTGGAGGAAAGTTTCAGCAAGAAAATCTTGAGTTAATTGAGGCAAACGGCTtctattttttgggaaaattttCCTGGAATAATTCGAGTGTTGAGTTGACTGAGACTCGGCTTAAGATCTTAGATATTTGTACCTTCGTGGGAGTGCATAGATTGCATGAATATGTTGTTTTTGTGGAATAACTTTGCGATATATATTAACTGCctgggattaaaaaaaaaaaaaaaactttctccATGTGAAGCTATGGGCAATCTCAACCCCCAGGGGGCGGAGGAGGCGGTGGGGGAGAAGGAGGGGGAGTAGGTAGTGGTCTTGGTGGTACCTCGCAGAAACTAACAACCACTGATGCCATGACATATCTTAAGGAAGTGAAGGACATGTTTCAAGACCAGAGGGAAAAATATGACATGTTCCTTGAGGTCATGAAAGATTTTAAGGCACAAAGGTACATGCCTTGCACCTATGAATGATGTCTTTCATTAAGGCTTGAATCTAAAAGCTAACTGATTAAgccattattttttctttcacagaACTGACACTGTTGGTGTCATCGCAAGAGTGAAGGAATTATTTAAAGGGCATAACAACTTGATTTTTGGGTTTAACACCTTCTTGCCAAAGGGTTTTGAGATAACCATTGATGAAGACGAGGCTCTTCCGCCAAAGAAGACAGTTGAATTTCAAGAAGCTATCAGCTTTGTAAACAAGATAAaggtaaaatattttctttctgtTGAATCGCAACTGTAAATGTCGGTTCCTATTAGATTAACAATGAATTTCATTCATGCAGAAGCGCTTCCAAAATGATGAACATGTTTATAAAGCATTCCTGGACATTTTGAATATGTACCGGAAGGAGCACAAAGACATAAATGAGGTCTATGATGAGGTAAAGACATGTTATGGCTCTGGTAGTTGCAATGCATCTTTGCTTTTTTGGAAAGTTGGTGGTTTTTGTAGTTTCAAAATTCTTAGTGTTTTTTGTCTTGTCAATCTTCAGGTTGCCACACTTTTTGGTGGCCATCCAGATCTGCTTGATGAGTTCACAAGATTTCTACCAGACACTGCACATAATACTCCACTTCTCCAAAACTCATTTCTGCGTTTCAATGAGCGGAGCTCTGGCACACCTGCATTGCAACAAATGCATATGGACAAGGTTGAGTTATGCCTTCCCTTTCCTGTTTCCcagttttattcttttcaacAAAATCTTAATTGTGAGCAaacaaatacattttttttcagCAACGTATTAGGCGGGATAGGATCATTACTTCCCATGCCGATCGCAATCTTGGTGTTGATCATCCTGAGCTAGATGATGACAAAACAATGGTGAAAATGCACAAGGAGCAGAGGAAACGTACTGAAAAGGACAGTAGGGATAGGAGAAGTCGTGATCAGGATGAAAGAGACCCTGATCACGATAATAATAGGGACTTCAAGTTGCAGCGTTTTGTTGACAAAAGAAAATCTGCAAGGAAGGTTGAAGGTTTTGGAGTGCATGCAAACTTTCCTTCTTATGAAGACAAAGATACCTTAAAGAGTGAGTCAATCATGCTATTTGATTGGACAATCACAGATACAAGTACATAGATTTTATGGATCTTAGTTGAAGGAGTTGTTAATTTGTTGGTCAGGCCTTGGGTTTGTTCCCCAATGGTCACTATTTCGATTCCCCTCAGGGCCATTGGACGTTTACTTGGCCGTTAACTTCAGGGTCCTatgggattagtcgaggtgcgcaCAAGCTGGCCCGGGACACCCacggatataaaaaaaaaaaaaattgttacatGTCACATTGACATGCCTGTTATATATACTATCATTATTGTtttgacttataaaaaaaaaattattgttttgatagaCAACCaggaaattttatatataagataataggcatagcccaagtacacagtaTACATGAGTAACACCAAACCAGGATGCTCTGGTCAATGTCAAAATCGATTAGACATATGTAAGAAATTTCCTTGCACACCTTCCcccacaataataataataaaacaatttgcataagtcaagttgtgtgtaaatatatattacagcTGTTTAGATGTAAACAATTAATAGGCTTTATCTTTATTATCAtgtgaaagaaaaattctgcatcATGGCATCCATAATGGGTTTTATTATTAGTACACTGGGGCTGCTagatatatttgttattgttttttaatCTGATACTTGATTGGGATTTTGGAACACTGAAAGTAAGTCATTAAAGGCATCTAGTTGTTCCTAAAATTTAGCTTTTAGTGGCATTATCATATTGCATGTTAACTTCATGATTTGTGGTTTCTTACTTTTTGTTCCAGACATGTGCAACCAAGGATTCATTTTCTGTGATAAAGTTAAGGAGAAGTTGGGCAGTTCAGATGACTACCAGGATTTCTTGAAGTGCCTTAATATTTATAGCAATGGAATAATTAAAAGGAGTGACTTACAAATTCTGGTATGTCTTAGACTATCTTCTGCAATTATTCTGCACATGTAAAATCACTTAGAGTGCATCGTTAGGAGCTTAACAATGTTAAGCTCCATATAAAATCACTTAGAGTGCACATGTCAAATGATGAAGCATATGGATGTTTGTCAATTCTGTtatttttttgtggggtggGAGTGCCGTATTGGCTTAATCATTATAGtaagttctttattttttacgCACTTTTGCTCCAcacacgtgtgtgtgtgtgtaattcACCATTACCTGAAGGAAAATGTTGTATTTCATcagatttttaaaaatcatttcgCCTTGAACTGTTGGTGATCATCTGAATGAATTATTACATTTTGGGTTTTCTTTTGCTCTACGCCATCAAGTAACTACAGTTGGTATATAATGGCATGAATTATAATTGAGTAATCGAGGAGAAGATTACTCTTATATGTCTGACGTTCCAGGATTTTGTTGGTGAACTAATGTTATCGATTGTATTTCTAATTCGTGTATGTAGACAAGACCTTGGAGCCAAACCATTGTTTCATGTCCTGTATAAGTCATAAAGCTATcgattgttgaaatatttgatgtcTCTGTTGAATTTAGTTTGGCAATCTGATAGATTGACATCTGCAAATGCTATTGCAACATCTTTGAAATCACTTTGGTTCAAAATCTGTTCATCTCAGGTGACTGATTTACTTGGAAAATATTCAGATCTTATGGATGGCTTCAATGAATTTTTGCAGCGCTGTGAGAATATTGGTAGTTGTGGAATATTTCCATTAGTTACATTCTTTTCTCTCAGTTCCTTATCCACAAGGTTGTTTCTGATTATAATTTTCATTGCAGATGGCTTTCTTGCTGGTGTTATTGGTAAAAGTATGAAAACCGAAAtatcctttcctttttctttttcttttttcctttctgtgATTGTATTGTAGATTGCATTATTTTCTTGATACCTGTCTTATATTTGTGTTTAGAGGAAGAACTTGATCTTTTACGTGGCTTAATTTAATTTGCTGGACAATTTTCCAAACATTTTGAAGTTTCTTCTAAATTCCGTAAACTCTGATGTAGCTAAATTGTTGATTGCAGAATCATTGGGTAATGATAGCCATATAACCAGATCATTGAAGGTAGAGGACAAGGACAAAGAGCAGAAGCGTGAAACTGATGGAgctaaagaaaaggaaaggtaCAGGGaaaagtatatgtataaatcCATTCAAGAGCTTGACCTCTCCACTTGTGAACGTTGTACCCCCAGTTACAGGCTTCTGCCAGACGACGtaagagtttttttattttatttggtgtttaTATGCTTCCTGATAAACATAATCAAATTACTTACTAAATTATGCATCACTCTTTGGTGCTTATCACTTGCAGTATCCTATACCTTTAGCAAGCCAGAGGTCAGAGCTTGGGGCTCAAGTATTGAACGATCATTGGGTATCAGTTACTTCTGGAAGTGAGGACTACTCTTTTAAACATATGCGTAGAAATCAGTATGAAGAAAATCTATTCAGATGTGAGGATGATAGGTAAAAAGACTTGGTGGTAGTTCATCAGTCCTGGATTTTCATGTTTATTTCTTAATGcagcatttaatttatttggagaGTTTATTTATGTTGGCTTTTGATTTTTTCAGTGCTTGCGTATTAATCTAGACGAAAAGGAGTTTGGGGATCTGATTTAGTTCTTCAttaatttcttcattttcttattaATGCATGATCTGGCTTGTGcaattattagtattttttttaacacctTTCATCAAGGGTGGAACTCGATAATTCTGATTTTTTCCCCCCAAATTCTATGGCATGTAACGATGGTTTTCTTTACATTTAGATTTGAGCTGGACATGTTGTTGGAGTCTGTCAGCTCAGCTGCTAAACGTGTGGAGGAATTGTTGAACCGTGTCAATGAAAATAATGTCAATTTGGAGACTCCTTTCCACATTGAAGATCACTTCACTGGTTTGTATTTACTAGCTAAGTATTGCCCAGTGAAATTTCAAGACTTGTTGGAGCTATATACTTTTGTTTGCTTCTGACTATATTGGCTTTTTTTACTCATTGCAGCTTTAAATCTAAGGTGTATTGAACGTTTGTATGGTGACCATGGGCTTGATGTGATGGATATTTTGCGGAAAAGTCCAACTGTTGCACTACCTGTCGTACTAACTCGCCTAAAGCAGAAACAAGAGGAGTGGACAAGGTGCCGTTCTGATTTTAACAAGGTTTGGGCTGAAATCTATGCCAAAAACCACTACAAGTCGCTTGATCACCGCAGCTTCTATTTCAAACAACAAGATtcaaagaacttgagcacaaaaTGTGAGTGAGCTTTAGTTAAATCAAGACATCTTCCAGTGGAAATGTTACATTTTTATATAAGGGAGTTGCTTATACTTGTTGCTTCTTATAACTATTGTTGCATTGGATTTCCTATTCTCATAGTTCCTGCTTTTTCTACACAGCTTTGGTGGCTGAGATCAAGGAATTGAAGGATACGAAGCAAAAGGAGGATGATTTTCTTCTGTCTGTTGCTGCTGGACACAGGCAACTTGTAGTTCCACATCTGGAATTTGAATATTCTGATATTAGCATCCATGAAGACTTGCATAAACTTGTCCAATATTCATGTGAAGAAGTTTGCTCAACCAAAGAACAGGTGAATAAAGTCATGAGGCTTTGGACTACCTTCTTAGAGCCAATGTTGGGTGTTCCTTCTCGTCCTCATGATATAGAGGATACCGAAGATGTTGGAAAATCTAAGCGACGTTCCATAAATTGCACTGCATCAAGCATAGGAGAAAGTGATGAAAGCCCTGGTGATGATGCTGCCATAATGGATTCTAAGCAACCTGGTAGTGATGAGAATAAAAACACTCTGCCAGAACTAGCGAAGTTTTGTGGGACCATAGCAAATGGGAACTTGGCTAAAGAAAACAATCATCTTGGCATAAATAATGTCAGTAGAGATGATACGATTTGTAATACACTTTGGCCAGATAAAGAGCTGAAGAATACAGATGTGACTCATAAATTGTTAGGATTAAACACACAAGTTGCCTCTGGTAAACAAATAGCCGATTCAAATCCATCTTTTGCAATTGGACCAGAATTTAGTCATGTGAAAACCAGCTTGGAGGTGACTTCAGGTTCGTATTTATGGGTTAATTCCGAAGTTTGTATCCTTCACTCTACTTATGATATATGATTGATTGGCCTAATTATCTTTAGGATCCTTTcctattttatgtatattttactGCTGCtgatattgagattttttttctttcttggaatTCAAGGTTGTGATGCAACTCCATCCAGACTTGATCACAGTGTCATTCAAGATGACCATGTATCCAGAGCTAATGCTGGTGTGGTACCCTCATCTGAGGTATGAATTGAGTCTTGGAAATTCTTACTCTACTTGCCTCAGCAAAAGTACTTTACATCAGTTAGACCTATGTTCATTATAAggggtgtttattttattgataagaaCATGTTTGTATGCCCCTCTTTGGTGCTTCAGGGAGGTGATGGTGCCAAACTAGTTTTGTTGCCAAATGGAATGATTACAGAAGGAACCAATCTTAATAGACGTCATGAAGCATCTACTAGACCctctaaaattgaaaaagaagagggTGAGTTATCGCCTAATGGTGATTTTGAGGAGGATAATTTTGTTGCCTTTGGAAAATCTGTTGAGCTGGCTATGGctaaggaaaaacaaattagGCAATACCAGGCTGGGAATGTAGAGGAAAATATTTGTCAGAATGCTGGAGGAGAGAATGATGCGGATGCTGATGATGAGGACAGTGAAAATGTTTCTGAGGCTGGTGAAGATGTCTCAGGCAGCGAGTCTGGTGGTGATGAGTGTTCTAGAGATGAgcatgaggaggaggaggatgtAGAACCCGATGAAGCTGACGGTAAGGCTGAGAGCGAAGGCGAGGCTGAGGGAATGGTTGGTGGACATGTTGCTGGAGGGGATGGCATGTTACCATTGTCAGAACGGTTTCTTCTGTCTGTGAAGCCTCTTACAAGGCACTTGCCAGAGGCATTTCttgacaaagaaagaaaagattcTCGAGTTTTTTATGGAAACGACAATTTCTATGTACTTTTTAGGCTTCATCAGGTGAGAAATCTTTATTAGTTAATGCTAGAGAATTTCTGGAGGAAATTGGGTTCTAAATTTCCAGAAACCACATTATTATATAGCCAAAGGGAATACTCCACTCCTAAAATCATCCCAAGCGCGAAGAGGCCCTTCTCACTTAAGCTCAAGCATTTACTTTTCTAGTTAGAgtttagtttgtttatttttttcagcaTGCTTAAGATCTACCTACCCTCTTTGAATTTGCCAGATACTATATGAAAGGATTTTATCAGCAAAATTGAATTCGACGGGTGCTGAAATGAAATGGAAAACTTCAAATGATGCTAGTTCACCAGATCTCTATTCCAGGTACTATAGTATGCCGCATCTTAAgttctatttaaaatttgtagtGCTCATGCATAATACTTTTGGCTGCATCATACACATGTTCTGCAGATTTATGAATGCATTATACAATTTACTTGATGGATCTGCTGATAATGCTAAGTTCGAGGATGAATGCCGTGCTATCATTGGAAACCAGTCATATGTGTTATTCACATTGGACAAGTTAATCTATAAATTAGTCAAACAGGTTTGCTCATTGCTCTTTAGATATACTCATCTCTTATTAACACCAAAAGTTCTGAATTGTAGTTTTTGCTGCAGCTTCAAACTGTTGTAGCTGATGAGGTTGACAATAAGCTTCTTCAATTGTACGAGTACGAAAAATCCCGGAAGCCTGGGAAGTCAATTGATTCTGTATATTACAAAAATGCACGTGTTCTTCTTCACGAGGAAAACATATATCGTTTGGCATGTGTAAGTCCTTTGTGCTCAACACCCACCCTCAAAAAAGTAAAGTATTTGCTGCATGCAGTATATGCTTCAGTTCATAGATTACTGTTTTGCACATACTTGATTTTTTGTGTGTTCTGCAGTCCTCTGCCACCTCCCGGCTGTCCATCCAGCTGATGGACAGCGTCAGTCAAAAGCCTGAGGTGTTTGCAGTTTCCATGGATCCTAATTTTGCAGCTTATCTGCATAATGATTATCTGTCTTTTTTTCCTGGGAAAAAGGAGCCACACGGCATCATGCTACGAAGGTAGTAATCTTGCACTTCAGAAATACACACTTCGGTaatgtttcttttcttgttcCAATGACGGTACTGGTAGAGTTATGGTTCTCAGTTGAGATCCCATAGAAATGCAAGGATTTTTTATAGTCTAGTGATTTCAACTCTTCATTCTGTATGCCTTTCCAACCTTTCTCCCAACAaacctgagagagagagagagagagagagagagagagagagggggggggggggggggggttggatATACCCATTTGATTAGAGCTCAATATCATGTCTGAGGAAACATAATAGGTCCAGGGTGTAACTTTCTGCTTACTATTATGTTCGCAAAACCAGCTTAAATATGCTTCGATTCAAGATGGTAgtttttgaaatttgttgattaCTGAGGGTGTAACCCGTtgcttgttatttttatatgcaGAAACAAGCAAGCATATGCAGGCCTAGATGAG
This is a stretch of genomic DNA from Carya illinoinensis cultivar Pawnee chromosome 3, C.illinoinensisPawnee_v1, whole genome shotgun sequence. It encodes these proteins:
- the LOC122302520 gene encoding paired amphipathic helix protein Sin3-like 2 isoform X2, which translates into the protein MKRLKDDLYAGPSQFKRPFGASRADSYGQSQPPGGGGGGGGEGGGVGSGLGGTSQKLTTTDAMTYLKEVKDMFQDQREKYDMFLEVMKDFKAQRTDTVGVIARVKELFKGHNNLIFGFNTFLPKGFEITIDEDEALPPKKTVEFQEAISFVNKIKKRFQNDEHVYKAFLDILNMYRKEHKDINEVYDEVATLFGGHPDLLDEFTRFLPDTAHNTPLLQNSFLRFNERSSGTPALQQMHMDKQRIRRDRIITSHADRNLGVDHPELDDDKTMVKMHKEQRKRTEKDSRDRRSRDQDERDPDHDNNRDFKLQRFVDKRKSARKVEGFGVHANFPSYEDKDTLKNMCNQGFIFCDKVKEKLGSSDDYQDFLKCLNIYSNGIIKRSDLQILVTDLLGKYSDLMDGFNEFLQRCENIDGFLAGVIGKKSLGNDSHITRSLKVEDKDKEQKRETDGAKEKERYREKYMYKSIQELDLSTCERCTPSYRLLPDDYPIPLASQRSELGAQVLNDHWVSVTSGSEDYSFKHMRRNQYEENLFRCEDDRFELDMLLESVSSAAKRVEELLNRVNENNVNLETPFHIEDHFTALNLRCIERLYGDHGLDVMDILRKSPTVALPVVLTRLKQKQEEWTRCRSDFNKVWAEIYAKNHYKSLDHRSFYFKQQDSKNLSTKSLVAEIKELKDTKQKEDDFLLSVAAGHRQLVVPHLEFEYSDISIHEDLHKLVQYSCEEVCSTKEQVNKVMRLWTTFLEPMLGVPSRPHDIEDTEDVGKSKRRSINCTASSIGESDESPGDDAAIMDSKQPGSDENKNTLPELAKFCGTIANGNLAKENNHLGINNVSRDDTICNTLWPDKELKNTDVTHKLLGLNTQVASGKQIADSNPSFAIGPEFSHVKTSLEVTSGCDATPSRLDHSVIQDDHVSRANAGVVPSSEGGDGAKLVLLPNGMITEGTNLNRRHEASTRPSKIEKEEGELSPNGDFEEDNFVAFGKSVELAMAKEKQIRQYQAGNVEENICQNAGGENDADADDEDSENVSEAGEDVSGSESGGDECSRDEHEEEEDVEPDEADGKAESEGEAEGMVGGHVAGGDGMLPLSERFLLSVKPLTRHLPEAFLDKERKDSRVFYGNDNFYVLFRLHQILYERILSAKLNSTGAEMKWKTSNDASSPDLYSRFMNALYNLLDGSADNAKFEDECRAIIGNQSYVLFTLDKLIYKLVKQLQTVVADEVDNKLLQLYEYEKSRKPGKSIDSVYYKNARVLLHEENIYRLACSSATSRLSIQLMDSVSQKPEVFAVSMDPNFAAYLHNDYLSFFPGKKEPHGIMLRRNKQAYAGLDECSAICMAMEGIHAVHGLECKIACNSSKISYVLDTEDFFFRPRRNRINSSRGTSSSGAEARVQRFHRFLLSA
- the LOC122302520 gene encoding paired amphipathic helix protein Sin3-like 2 isoform X1, producing MKRLKDDLYAGPSQFKRPFGASRADSYGQSQPPGGGGGGGGEGGGVGSGLGGTSQKLTTTDAMTYLKEVKDMFQDQREKYDMFLEVMKDFKAQRTDTVGVIARVKELFKGHNNLIFGFNTFLPKGFEITIDEDEALPPKKTVEFQEAISFVNKIKKRFQNDEHVYKAFLDILNMYRKEHKDINEVYDEVATLFGGHPDLLDEFTRFLPDTAHNTPLLQNSFLRFNERSSGTPALQQMHMDKQRIRRDRIITSHADRNLGVDHPELDDDKTMVKMHKEQRKRTEKDSRDRRSRDQDERDPDHDNNRDFKLQRFVDKRKSARKVEGFGVHANFPSYEDKDTLKNMCNQGFIFCDKVKEKLGSSDDYQDFLKCLNIYSNGIIKRSDLQILVTDLLGKYSDLMDGFNEFLQRCENIGNGFLAGVIGKKSLGNDSHITRSLKVEDKDKEQKRETDGAKEKERYREKYMYKSIQELDLSTCERCTPSYRLLPDDYPIPLASQRSELGAQVLNDHWVSVTSGSEDYSFKHMRRNQYEENLFRCEDDRFELDMLLESVSSAAKRVEELLNRVNENNVNLETPFHIEDHFTALNLRCIERLYGDHGLDVMDILRKSPTVALPVVLTRLKQKQEEWTRCRSDFNKVWAEIYAKNHYKSLDHRSFYFKQQDSKNLSTKSLVAEIKELKDTKQKEDDFLLSVAAGHRQLVVPHLEFEYSDISIHEDLHKLVQYSCEEVCSTKEQVNKVMRLWTTFLEPMLGVPSRPHDIEDTEDVGKSKRRSINCTASSIGESDESPGDDAAIMDSKQPGSDENKNTLPELAKFCGTIANGNLAKENNHLGINNVSRDDTICNTLWPDKELKNTDVTHKLLGLNTQVASGKQIADSNPSFAIGPEFSHVKTSLEVTSGCDATPSRLDHSVIQDDHVSRANAGVVPSSEGGDGAKLVLLPNGMITEGTNLNRRHEASTRPSKIEKEEGELSPNGDFEEDNFVAFGKSVELAMAKEKQIRQYQAGNVEENICQNAGGENDADADDEDSENVSEAGEDVSGSESGGDECSRDEHEEEEDVEPDEADGKAESEGEAEGMVGGHVAGGDGMLPLSERFLLSVKPLTRHLPEAFLDKERKDSRVFYGNDNFYVLFRLHQILYERILSAKLNSTGAEMKWKTSNDASSPDLYSRFMNALYNLLDGSADNAKFEDECRAIIGNQSYVLFTLDKLIYKLVKQLQTVVADEVDNKLLQLYEYEKSRKPGKSIDSVYYKNARVLLHEENIYRLACSSATSRLSIQLMDSVSQKPEVFAVSMDPNFAAYLHNDYLSFFPGKKEPHGIMLRRNKQAYAGLDECSAICMAMEGIHAVHGLECKIACNSSKISYVLDTEDFFFRPRRNRINSSRGTSSSGAEARVQRFHRFLLSA